In Arachis hypogaea cultivar Tifrunner chromosome 17, arahy.Tifrunner.gnm2.J5K5, whole genome shotgun sequence, a single window of DNA contains:
- the LOC112765205 gene encoding membrane protein of ER body-like protein isoform X3: MEHEQHHCTQHEHKQQEPEVVAEVEELEEEEEEEEEDGGLERRKFFPKSKDISSFSSYSNGGGNGVEHSNGVLSVVNGTDGSHIHKEEEQEEDGENGNHLKNDEADSEAVGLGIVAEIVGVPAAATNGDSGSHKINSVYFDKQQGNEVNGSQNGDHAGLVLPTNHVEEDAVIPNGISSEVNNGYTKTADDKVPTSSSESQATYVTKFDDKETNEKEDPKIKEEIDQLKDYDVEAVLEKQETHDLFCPNCHSCITKRVILKKRKRTVPNLENKAECHKLVDTVSSKPVESVAQEVNQGDQPNATTEIVSEEQPDDDYNGDREPEVFRCLSCFSFFIPSGRCFNLFRNVGSAREHVTPQNSSSIPSSESQNLSSIPASNSQNSSNVSTSSKSNWLFSLFTPNKGKITSDASIEHSRTTRTEQHHSTPATSNIQTSSVNGLPEAPVADTASAAKTEPWTENSIKSNTVSRNEQSTDKKLIDSLFQNDLSSVESADSTLPVSFSEHDSVSVAAAATEIHLNGREPAKDSILNSYDGKPKFPDPTTLLTPLLDKSPREVASYSSPRQGTQALGQSIASDVASYNQGSAIDAIIPSKQDPILNGKENNKGGGDVIVVVDQEAVEFTTSWTEDHAPVEAAIIADSHTTSLGEQEMAEISEPKEWEILKSIVYGGLVESIISLGIVTSAVGSGTAPLNIIALGLANLVGGLVILGNNLWELKDDHSGSGTNQMEINDQYQELLGRRSNFLLHVVVAVLSFLIFGSVPIIVYGVLINKNYYTEVKLAAVVTASLLCVTLLAIGKVYTKPQPKAYIKTASYYVTMALVASGVSYIVGNLVQDLLEKLTHSDSGFAIAISNSGTKTAWMSY, from the exons ATGGAACACGAGCAGCATCATTGTACACAGCATGAACATAAACAACAAGAACCAGAAGTAGTAGCAGAagttgaagaattggaagaagaagaagaagaagaagaagaagatggtggttTGGAGAGACGAAAGTTCTTTCCAAAGAGCAAGGATATCTCAtcattttcttcttattctaaTGGTGGTGGCAATGGTGTTGAGCACAGTAATGGGGTCTTATCTGTGGTCAATGGCACAGATGGATCTCATATTCATAAAGAAGAGGaacaagaagaagatggtgagaATGGAAATCATTTGAAGAATGATGAAGCAGATTCTGAAGCTGTTGGGCTTGGGATAGTTGCTGAAATTGTAGGAGTTCCTGCTGCTGCAACAAATGGTGATTCTGGATCCCACAAAATTAACAGTGTTTACTTTGACAAACAACAAG GTAATGAAGTTAATGGATCTCAAAACGGTGACCATGCTGGACTAGTTCTTCCAACAAATCATGTGGAAGAAGATGCAGTCATTCCCAATGGTATATCCAGTGAAGTCAACAATGGATACACAAAAACTGCGGATGACAAAGTCCCTACCAGTTCATCTGAATCACAAGCAACATATGTCACAAAATTTGATGATAAAGAAACTAATGAAAAGGAAGATCCTAAGATCAAAGAAGAAATTGACCAACTGAAAGATTATGATGTTGAAGCTGTATTGGAAAAACAAGAGACACATGACTTGTTTTGTCCTAATTGCCATTCTTGCATTACTAAAAGGGttatcctcaagaaaaggaaaaggactGTTCCTAATTTAGAAAACAAGGCAGAGTGTCATAAGTTGGTCGATACAGTTAGCTCTAAGCCGGTCGAAAGTGTTGCACAAGAAGTCAACCAAGGAGATCAACCAAATGCAACAACTGAAATTGTTAGTGAAGAGCAACCTGATGATGATTATAATGGTGACAGAGAACCAGAAGTGTTTAGATGTTTATCATGCTTCAGTTTCTTCATTCCTAGTG GAAGATGCTTCAATCTGTTCCGCAATGTTGGTAGCGCCCGCGAGCATGTTACTCCCCAAAATTCTTCGAGTATACCTTCGTCTGAGTCGCAAAATCTTTCGAGTATACCTGCATCCAATTCACAAAATTCTTCAAATGTGTCAACAAGCTCCAAATCAAATTGGCTATTCTCTCTATTTACCCCAAATAAAGGGAAAATAACTA GTGATGCTTCCATTGAACATTCTAGAACTACTCGCACCGAGCAGCATCACTCAACGCCGGCTACTTCCAATATACAAACTTCCTCTGTAAATGGTCTTCCAGAAGCTCCGGTTGCGGATACAGCTTCAGCTGCGAAAACTGAACCGTGGACTGAAAATAGCATCAAGTCCAATACTGTATCAAGGAACGAGCAATCGACTGATAAAAAATTGATTGATTCATTGTTTCAGAATGATTTGTCATCTGTAGAATCTG CAGATAGTACATTGCCAGTGAGCTTTTCGGAACATGATAGTGTTTCGGTAGCAGCAGCTGCTACTGAAATACATCTTAATGGTAGAGAACCAGCTAAAGATTCCATTCTGAATTCTTATGATGGGAAGCCTAAATTTCCAGATCCTACAACATTGTTGACTCCATTGCTGGATAAGTCACCAAGAGAAGTAGCTAGTTATTCTTCTCCGAGGCAAGGAACACAAGCACTGGGTCAATCGATTGCCAGTGATGTAGCTAGTTACAATCAAGGTTCTGCAATTGATGCTATAATTCCATCAAAACAAGATCCTATATTAAATGGGAAAGAAAATAATAAGG GTGGTGGTGATGTGATAGTAGTTGTTGACCAAGAAGCAGTTGAATTCACAACATCTTGGACAGAAGATCATGCTCCAGTTGAAGCTGCGATTATTGCTGACTCGCATACCACAAGCCTTGGTGAACAAGAAATGGCTGAAATTAGTGAACCAAAAGAATGGGAAATACTCAAAAGTATTGTGTATGGTGGTTTAGTTGAATCAATAATTAGTCTTGGAATTGTGACATCTGCAGTTGGTTCTGGTACTGCCCCGT TGAATATCATTGCACTGGGATTGGCAAATCTGGTTGGTGGACTTGTCATCCTTGGTAACAAT CTTTGGGAATTGAAAGATGATCACTCCGGATCCGGAACAAACCAAATGGAGATAAACGATCAATATCAAGAACTACTCGGACGTAGATCAAACTTCTTGCTTCATGTTGTAGTGGCTGTTCTATCATTCCTAATCTTTGGTTCTGTCCCCATCATCGTCTACGGTGTCTTGATCAACAAGAACTACTATACTGAAGTGAAGCTCGCGGCAGTTGTAACCGCTTCGCTTCTATGCGTCACTCTTCTTGCCATTGGCAAAGTTTACACCAAACCACAACCAAAAGCCTACATTAAAACTGCATCATACTATGTTACTATGGCGCTTGTGGCCTCAGGGGTTTCTTACATAGTAGGCAACCTAGTCCAGGATCTCTTGGAGAAACTCACTCACTCAGATTCAGGTTTTGCAATTGCCATATCAAATTCAGGTACTAAAACAGCATGGATGTCTTACTGA
- the LOC112765205 gene encoding membrane protein of ER body-like protein isoform X1, producing the protein MEHEQHHCTQHEHKQQEPEVVAEVEELEEEEEEEEEDGGLERRKFFPKSKDISSFSSYSNGGGNGVEHSNGVLSVVNGTDGSHIHKEEEQEEDGENGNHLKNDEADSEAVGLGIVAEIVGVPAAATNGDSGSHKINSVYFDKQQGMWKCHHCTWTKWFDSPWTVPISNLNEYPDLLMNLKTLTGHGLCFDCETKGNEVNGSQNGDHAGLVLPTNHVEEDAVIPNGISSEVNNGYTKTADDKVPTSSSESQATYVTKFDDKETNEKEDPKIKEEIDQLKDYDVEAVLEKQETHDLFCPNCHSCITKRVILKKRKRTVPNLENKAECHKLVDTVSSKPVESVAQEVNQGDQPNATTEIVSEEQPDDDYNGDREPEVFRCLSCFSFFIPSGRCFNLFRNVGSAREHVTPQNSSSIPSSESQNLSSIPASNSQNSSNVSTSSKSNWLFSLFTPNKGKITSDASIEHSRTTRTEQHHSTPATSNIQTSSVNGLPEAPVADTASAAKTEPWTENSIKSNTVSRNEQSTDKKLIDSLFQNDLSSVESADSTLPVSFSEHDSVSVAAAATEIHLNGREPAKDSILNSYDGKPKFPDPTTLLTPLLDKSPREVASYSSPRQGTQALGQSIASDVASYNQGSAIDAIIPSKQDPILNGKENNKGGGDVIVVVDQEAVEFTTSWTEDHAPVEAAIIADSHTTSLGEQEMAEISEPKEWEILKSIVYGGLVESIISLGIVTSAVGSGTAPLNIIALGLANLVGGLVILGNNLWELKDDHSGSGTNQMEINDQYQELLGRRSNFLLHVVVAVLSFLIFGSVPIIVYGVLINKNYYTEVKLAAVVTASLLCVTLLAIGKVYTKPQPKAYIKTASYYVTMALVASGVSYIVGNLVQDLLEKLTHSDSGFAIAISNSGTKTAWMSY; encoded by the exons ATGGAACACGAGCAGCATCATTGTACACAGCATGAACATAAACAACAAGAACCAGAAGTAGTAGCAGAagttgaagaattggaagaagaagaagaagaagaagaagaagatggtggttTGGAGAGACGAAAGTTCTTTCCAAAGAGCAAGGATATCTCAtcattttcttcttattctaaTGGTGGTGGCAATGGTGTTGAGCACAGTAATGGGGTCTTATCTGTGGTCAATGGCACAGATGGATCTCATATTCATAAAGAAGAGGaacaagaagaagatggtgagaATGGAAATCATTTGAAGAATGATGAAGCAGATTCTGAAGCTGTTGGGCTTGGGATAGTTGCTGAAATTGTAGGAGTTCCTGCTGCTGCAACAAATGGTGATTCTGGATCCCACAAAATTAACAGTGTTTACTTTGACAAACAACAAG GAATGTGGAAATGCCACCACTGTACATGGACCAAGTGGTTCGACAGTCCTTGGACTGTGCCTATTTCCAACCTTAATGAGTACCCTGACTTGCTGATGAATCTCAAAACTTTGACTGGACATGGACTATGTTTTGATTGTGAAACTAAAG GTAATGAAGTTAATGGATCTCAAAACGGTGACCATGCTGGACTAGTTCTTCCAACAAATCATGTGGAAGAAGATGCAGTCATTCCCAATGGTATATCCAGTGAAGTCAACAATGGATACACAAAAACTGCGGATGACAAAGTCCCTACCAGTTCATCTGAATCACAAGCAACATATGTCACAAAATTTGATGATAAAGAAACTAATGAAAAGGAAGATCCTAAGATCAAAGAAGAAATTGACCAACTGAAAGATTATGATGTTGAAGCTGTATTGGAAAAACAAGAGACACATGACTTGTTTTGTCCTAATTGCCATTCTTGCATTACTAAAAGGGttatcctcaagaaaaggaaaaggactGTTCCTAATTTAGAAAACAAGGCAGAGTGTCATAAGTTGGTCGATACAGTTAGCTCTAAGCCGGTCGAAAGTGTTGCACAAGAAGTCAACCAAGGAGATCAACCAAATGCAACAACTGAAATTGTTAGTGAAGAGCAACCTGATGATGATTATAATGGTGACAGAGAACCAGAAGTGTTTAGATGTTTATCATGCTTCAGTTTCTTCATTCCTAGTG GAAGATGCTTCAATCTGTTCCGCAATGTTGGTAGCGCCCGCGAGCATGTTACTCCCCAAAATTCTTCGAGTATACCTTCGTCTGAGTCGCAAAATCTTTCGAGTATACCTGCATCCAATTCACAAAATTCTTCAAATGTGTCAACAAGCTCCAAATCAAATTGGCTATTCTCTCTATTTACCCCAAATAAAGGGAAAATAACTA GTGATGCTTCCATTGAACATTCTAGAACTACTCGCACCGAGCAGCATCACTCAACGCCGGCTACTTCCAATATACAAACTTCCTCTGTAAATGGTCTTCCAGAAGCTCCGGTTGCGGATACAGCTTCAGCTGCGAAAACTGAACCGTGGACTGAAAATAGCATCAAGTCCAATACTGTATCAAGGAACGAGCAATCGACTGATAAAAAATTGATTGATTCATTGTTTCAGAATGATTTGTCATCTGTAGAATCTG CAGATAGTACATTGCCAGTGAGCTTTTCGGAACATGATAGTGTTTCGGTAGCAGCAGCTGCTACTGAAATACATCTTAATGGTAGAGAACCAGCTAAAGATTCCATTCTGAATTCTTATGATGGGAAGCCTAAATTTCCAGATCCTACAACATTGTTGACTCCATTGCTGGATAAGTCACCAAGAGAAGTAGCTAGTTATTCTTCTCCGAGGCAAGGAACACAAGCACTGGGTCAATCGATTGCCAGTGATGTAGCTAGTTACAATCAAGGTTCTGCAATTGATGCTATAATTCCATCAAAACAAGATCCTATATTAAATGGGAAAGAAAATAATAAGG GTGGTGGTGATGTGATAGTAGTTGTTGACCAAGAAGCAGTTGAATTCACAACATCTTGGACAGAAGATCATGCTCCAGTTGAAGCTGCGATTATTGCTGACTCGCATACCACAAGCCTTGGTGAACAAGAAATGGCTGAAATTAGTGAACCAAAAGAATGGGAAATACTCAAAAGTATTGTGTATGGTGGTTTAGTTGAATCAATAATTAGTCTTGGAATTGTGACATCTGCAGTTGGTTCTGGTACTGCCCCGT TGAATATCATTGCACTGGGATTGGCAAATCTGGTTGGTGGACTTGTCATCCTTGGTAACAAT CTTTGGGAATTGAAAGATGATCACTCCGGATCCGGAACAAACCAAATGGAGATAAACGATCAATATCAAGAACTACTCGGACGTAGATCAAACTTCTTGCTTCATGTTGTAGTGGCTGTTCTATCATTCCTAATCTTTGGTTCTGTCCCCATCATCGTCTACGGTGTCTTGATCAACAAGAACTACTATACTGAAGTGAAGCTCGCGGCAGTTGTAACCGCTTCGCTTCTATGCGTCACTCTTCTTGCCATTGGCAAAGTTTACACCAAACCACAACCAAAAGCCTACATTAAAACTGCATCATACTATGTTACTATGGCGCTTGTGGCCTCAGGGGTTTCTTACATAGTAGGCAACCTAGTCCAGGATCTCTTGGAGAAACTCACTCACTCAGATTCAGGTTTTGCAATTGCCATATCAAATTCAGGTACTAAAACAGCATGGATGTCTTACTGA
- the LOC112765205 gene encoding membrane protein of ER body-like protein isoform X4 produces MEHEQHHCTQHEHKQQEPEVVAEVEELEEEEEEEEEDGGLERRKFFPKSKDISSFSSYSNGGGNGVEHSNGVLSVVNGTDGSHIHKEEEQEEDGENGNHLKNDEADSEAVGLGIVAEIVGVPAAATNGDSGSHKINSVYFDKQQGNEVNGSQNGDHAGLVLPTNHVEEDAVIPNGISSEVNNGYTKTADDKVPTSSSESQATYVTKFDDKETNEKEDPKIKEEIDQLKDYDVEAVLEKQETHDLFCPNCHSCITKRVILKKRKRTVPNLENKAECHKLVDTVSSKPVESVAQEVNQGDQPNATTEIVSEEQPDDDYNGDREPEVFRCLSCFSFFIPSGRCFNLFRNVGSAREHVTPQNSSSIPSSESQNLSSIPASNSQNSSNVSTSSKSNWLFSLFTPNKGKITSDASIEHSRTTRTEQHHSTPATSNIQTSSVNGLPEAPVADTASAAKTEPWTENSIKSNTVSRNEQSTDKKLIDSLFQNDLSSVESDSTLPVSFSEHDSVSVAAAATEIHLNGREPAKDSILNSYDGKPKFPDPTTLLTPLLDKSPREVASYSSPRQGTQALGQSIASDVASYNQGSAIDAIIPSKQDPILNGKENNKGGGDVIVVVDQEAVEFTTSWTEDHAPVEAAIIADSHTTSLGEQEMAEISEPKEWEILKSIVYGGLVESIISLGIVTSAVGSGTAPLNIIALGLANLVGGLVILGNNLWELKDDHSGSGTNQMEINDQYQELLGRRSNFLLHVVVAVLSFLIFGSVPIIVYGVLINKNYYTEVKLAAVVTASLLCVTLLAIGKVYTKPQPKAYIKTASYYVTMALVASGVSYIVGNLVQDLLEKLTHSDSGFAIAISNSGTKTAWMSY; encoded by the exons ATGGAACACGAGCAGCATCATTGTACACAGCATGAACATAAACAACAAGAACCAGAAGTAGTAGCAGAagttgaagaattggaagaagaagaagaagaagaagaagaagatggtggttTGGAGAGACGAAAGTTCTTTCCAAAGAGCAAGGATATCTCAtcattttcttcttattctaaTGGTGGTGGCAATGGTGTTGAGCACAGTAATGGGGTCTTATCTGTGGTCAATGGCACAGATGGATCTCATATTCATAAAGAAGAGGaacaagaagaagatggtgagaATGGAAATCATTTGAAGAATGATGAAGCAGATTCTGAAGCTGTTGGGCTTGGGATAGTTGCTGAAATTGTAGGAGTTCCTGCTGCTGCAACAAATGGTGATTCTGGATCCCACAAAATTAACAGTGTTTACTTTGACAAACAACAAG GTAATGAAGTTAATGGATCTCAAAACGGTGACCATGCTGGACTAGTTCTTCCAACAAATCATGTGGAAGAAGATGCAGTCATTCCCAATGGTATATCCAGTGAAGTCAACAATGGATACACAAAAACTGCGGATGACAAAGTCCCTACCAGTTCATCTGAATCACAAGCAACATATGTCACAAAATTTGATGATAAAGAAACTAATGAAAAGGAAGATCCTAAGATCAAAGAAGAAATTGACCAACTGAAAGATTATGATGTTGAAGCTGTATTGGAAAAACAAGAGACACATGACTTGTTTTGTCCTAATTGCCATTCTTGCATTACTAAAAGGGttatcctcaagaaaaggaaaaggactGTTCCTAATTTAGAAAACAAGGCAGAGTGTCATAAGTTGGTCGATACAGTTAGCTCTAAGCCGGTCGAAAGTGTTGCACAAGAAGTCAACCAAGGAGATCAACCAAATGCAACAACTGAAATTGTTAGTGAAGAGCAACCTGATGATGATTATAATGGTGACAGAGAACCAGAAGTGTTTAGATGTTTATCATGCTTCAGTTTCTTCATTCCTAGTG GAAGATGCTTCAATCTGTTCCGCAATGTTGGTAGCGCCCGCGAGCATGTTACTCCCCAAAATTCTTCGAGTATACCTTCGTCTGAGTCGCAAAATCTTTCGAGTATACCTGCATCCAATTCACAAAATTCTTCAAATGTGTCAACAAGCTCCAAATCAAATTGGCTATTCTCTCTATTTACCCCAAATAAAGGGAAAATAACTA GTGATGCTTCCATTGAACATTCTAGAACTACTCGCACCGAGCAGCATCACTCAACGCCGGCTACTTCCAATATACAAACTTCCTCTGTAAATGGTCTTCCAGAAGCTCCGGTTGCGGATACAGCTTCAGCTGCGAAAACTGAACCGTGGACTGAAAATAGCATCAAGTCCAATACTGTATCAAGGAACGAGCAATCGACTGATAAAAAATTGATTGATTCATTGTTTCAGAATGATTTGTCATCTGTAGAATCTG ATAGTACATTGCCAGTGAGCTTTTCGGAACATGATAGTGTTTCGGTAGCAGCAGCTGCTACTGAAATACATCTTAATGGTAGAGAACCAGCTAAAGATTCCATTCTGAATTCTTATGATGGGAAGCCTAAATTTCCAGATCCTACAACATTGTTGACTCCATTGCTGGATAAGTCACCAAGAGAAGTAGCTAGTTATTCTTCTCCGAGGCAAGGAACACAAGCACTGGGTCAATCGATTGCCAGTGATGTAGCTAGTTACAATCAAGGTTCTGCAATTGATGCTATAATTCCATCAAAACAAGATCCTATATTAAATGGGAAAGAAAATAATAAGG GTGGTGGTGATGTGATAGTAGTTGTTGACCAAGAAGCAGTTGAATTCACAACATCTTGGACAGAAGATCATGCTCCAGTTGAAGCTGCGATTATTGCTGACTCGCATACCACAAGCCTTGGTGAACAAGAAATGGCTGAAATTAGTGAACCAAAAGAATGGGAAATACTCAAAAGTATTGTGTATGGTGGTTTAGTTGAATCAATAATTAGTCTTGGAATTGTGACATCTGCAGTTGGTTCTGGTACTGCCCCGT TGAATATCATTGCACTGGGATTGGCAAATCTGGTTGGTGGACTTGTCATCCTTGGTAACAAT CTTTGGGAATTGAAAGATGATCACTCCGGATCCGGAACAAACCAAATGGAGATAAACGATCAATATCAAGAACTACTCGGACGTAGATCAAACTTCTTGCTTCATGTTGTAGTGGCTGTTCTATCATTCCTAATCTTTGGTTCTGTCCCCATCATCGTCTACGGTGTCTTGATCAACAAGAACTACTATACTGAAGTGAAGCTCGCGGCAGTTGTAACCGCTTCGCTTCTATGCGTCACTCTTCTTGCCATTGGCAAAGTTTACACCAAACCACAACCAAAAGCCTACATTAAAACTGCATCATACTATGTTACTATGGCGCTTGTGGCCTCAGGGGTTTCTTACATAGTAGGCAACCTAGTCCAGGATCTCTTGGAGAAACTCACTCACTCAGATTCAGGTTTTGCAATTGCCATATCAAATTCAGGTACTAAAACAGCATGGATGTCTTACTGA
- the LOC112765205 gene encoding membrane protein of ER body-like protein isoform X2, whose amino-acid sequence MEHEQHHCTQHEHKQQEPEVVAEVEELEEEEEEEEEDGGLERRKFFPKSKDISSFSSYSNGGGNGVEHSNGVLSVVNGTDGSHIHKEEEQEEDGENGNHLKNDEADSEAVGLGIVAEIVGVPAAATNGDSGSHKINSVYFDKQQGMWKCHHCTWTKWFDSPWTVPISNLNEYPDLLMNLKTLTGHGLCFDCETKGNEVNGSQNGDHAGLVLPTNHVEEDAVIPNGISSEVNNGYTKTADDKVPTSSSESQATYVTKFDDKETNEKEDPKIKEEIDQLKDYDVEAVLEKQETHDLFCPNCHSCITKRVILKKRKRTVPNLENKAECHKLVDTVSSKPVESVAQEVNQGDQPNATTEIVSEEQPDDDYNGDREPEVFRCLSCFSFFIPSGRCFNLFRNVGSAREHVTPQNSSSIPSSESQNLSSIPASNSQNSSNVSTSSKSNWLFSLFTPNKGKITSDASIEHSRTTRTEQHHSTPATSNIQTSSVNGLPEAPVADTASAAKTEPWTENSIKSNTVSRNEQSTDKKLIDSLFQNDLSSVESDSTLPVSFSEHDSVSVAAAATEIHLNGREPAKDSILNSYDGKPKFPDPTTLLTPLLDKSPREVASYSSPRQGTQALGQSIASDVASYNQGSAIDAIIPSKQDPILNGKENNKGGGDVIVVVDQEAVEFTTSWTEDHAPVEAAIIADSHTTSLGEQEMAEISEPKEWEILKSIVYGGLVESIISLGIVTSAVGSGTAPLNIIALGLANLVGGLVILGNNLWELKDDHSGSGTNQMEINDQYQELLGRRSNFLLHVVVAVLSFLIFGSVPIIVYGVLINKNYYTEVKLAAVVTASLLCVTLLAIGKVYTKPQPKAYIKTASYYVTMALVASGVSYIVGNLVQDLLEKLTHSDSGFAIAISNSGTKTAWMSY is encoded by the exons ATGGAACACGAGCAGCATCATTGTACACAGCATGAACATAAACAACAAGAACCAGAAGTAGTAGCAGAagttgaagaattggaagaagaagaagaagaagaagaagaagatggtggttTGGAGAGACGAAAGTTCTTTCCAAAGAGCAAGGATATCTCAtcattttcttcttattctaaTGGTGGTGGCAATGGTGTTGAGCACAGTAATGGGGTCTTATCTGTGGTCAATGGCACAGATGGATCTCATATTCATAAAGAAGAGGaacaagaagaagatggtgagaATGGAAATCATTTGAAGAATGATGAAGCAGATTCTGAAGCTGTTGGGCTTGGGATAGTTGCTGAAATTGTAGGAGTTCCTGCTGCTGCAACAAATGGTGATTCTGGATCCCACAAAATTAACAGTGTTTACTTTGACAAACAACAAG GAATGTGGAAATGCCACCACTGTACATGGACCAAGTGGTTCGACAGTCCTTGGACTGTGCCTATTTCCAACCTTAATGAGTACCCTGACTTGCTGATGAATCTCAAAACTTTGACTGGACATGGACTATGTTTTGATTGTGAAACTAAAG GTAATGAAGTTAATGGATCTCAAAACGGTGACCATGCTGGACTAGTTCTTCCAACAAATCATGTGGAAGAAGATGCAGTCATTCCCAATGGTATATCCAGTGAAGTCAACAATGGATACACAAAAACTGCGGATGACAAAGTCCCTACCAGTTCATCTGAATCACAAGCAACATATGTCACAAAATTTGATGATAAAGAAACTAATGAAAAGGAAGATCCTAAGATCAAAGAAGAAATTGACCAACTGAAAGATTATGATGTTGAAGCTGTATTGGAAAAACAAGAGACACATGACTTGTTTTGTCCTAATTGCCATTCTTGCATTACTAAAAGGGttatcctcaagaaaaggaaaaggactGTTCCTAATTTAGAAAACAAGGCAGAGTGTCATAAGTTGGTCGATACAGTTAGCTCTAAGCCGGTCGAAAGTGTTGCACAAGAAGTCAACCAAGGAGATCAACCAAATGCAACAACTGAAATTGTTAGTGAAGAGCAACCTGATGATGATTATAATGGTGACAGAGAACCAGAAGTGTTTAGATGTTTATCATGCTTCAGTTTCTTCATTCCTAGTG GAAGATGCTTCAATCTGTTCCGCAATGTTGGTAGCGCCCGCGAGCATGTTACTCCCCAAAATTCTTCGAGTATACCTTCGTCTGAGTCGCAAAATCTTTCGAGTATACCTGCATCCAATTCACAAAATTCTTCAAATGTGTCAACAAGCTCCAAATCAAATTGGCTATTCTCTCTATTTACCCCAAATAAAGGGAAAATAACTA GTGATGCTTCCATTGAACATTCTAGAACTACTCGCACCGAGCAGCATCACTCAACGCCGGCTACTTCCAATATACAAACTTCCTCTGTAAATGGTCTTCCAGAAGCTCCGGTTGCGGATACAGCTTCAGCTGCGAAAACTGAACCGTGGACTGAAAATAGCATCAAGTCCAATACTGTATCAAGGAACGAGCAATCGACTGATAAAAAATTGATTGATTCATTGTTTCAGAATGATTTGTCATCTGTAGAATCTG ATAGTACATTGCCAGTGAGCTTTTCGGAACATGATAGTGTTTCGGTAGCAGCAGCTGCTACTGAAATACATCTTAATGGTAGAGAACCAGCTAAAGATTCCATTCTGAATTCTTATGATGGGAAGCCTAAATTTCCAGATCCTACAACATTGTTGACTCCATTGCTGGATAAGTCACCAAGAGAAGTAGCTAGTTATTCTTCTCCGAGGCAAGGAACACAAGCACTGGGTCAATCGATTGCCAGTGATGTAGCTAGTTACAATCAAGGTTCTGCAATTGATGCTATAATTCCATCAAAACAAGATCCTATATTAAATGGGAAAGAAAATAATAAGG GTGGTGGTGATGTGATAGTAGTTGTTGACCAAGAAGCAGTTGAATTCACAACATCTTGGACAGAAGATCATGCTCCAGTTGAAGCTGCGATTATTGCTGACTCGCATACCACAAGCCTTGGTGAACAAGAAATGGCTGAAATTAGTGAACCAAAAGAATGGGAAATACTCAAAAGTATTGTGTATGGTGGTTTAGTTGAATCAATAATTAGTCTTGGAATTGTGACATCTGCAGTTGGTTCTGGTACTGCCCCGT TGAATATCATTGCACTGGGATTGGCAAATCTGGTTGGTGGACTTGTCATCCTTGGTAACAAT CTTTGGGAATTGAAAGATGATCACTCCGGATCCGGAACAAACCAAATGGAGATAAACGATCAATATCAAGAACTACTCGGACGTAGATCAAACTTCTTGCTTCATGTTGTAGTGGCTGTTCTATCATTCCTAATCTTTGGTTCTGTCCCCATCATCGTCTACGGTGTCTTGATCAACAAGAACTACTATACTGAAGTGAAGCTCGCGGCAGTTGTAACCGCTTCGCTTCTATGCGTCACTCTTCTTGCCATTGGCAAAGTTTACACCAAACCACAACCAAAAGCCTACATTAAAACTGCATCATACTATGTTACTATGGCGCTTGTGGCCTCAGGGGTTTCTTACATAGTAGGCAACCTAGTCCAGGATCTCTTGGAGAAACTCACTCACTCAGATTCAGGTTTTGCAATTGCCATATCAAATTCAGGTACTAAAACAGCATGGATGTCTTACTGA